The genome window ATTTCTCGATCGGTCGCTCAAGACCCATAGATGCTTGCTCTCAGAATCAAAACTGATGCTGGAGTAGTCTTCGGCGACGTTGAGATTACGTCTAGAGATCTCTTCGAGTTGTCGATTCAACTTGATCAATAGCCCCGGGGATTCCTGCATAATATGAAATTCTTCGGCGTCTTCGTCGTAGGTCAGTGCTTCGGGGCCTTTGTTATCAAAGCCTGGTATATCGATAATGGCTTCCTCCAGAATCGTGCCGTCCTTTCGGGCAATTACGATTTTGCGATCACGCTCTGCAATGAAGGCCAGATGCTGTGCGTCAATCGTTGAGATGGCCTCTAAGTCGTCATAACCTGTGGGGAAATGATTCAACACTGCACCTTTTAGATCTATTTGATAGATGTGGCCATTGGTGTCGCTGACGGTCCAAAGGCTTTGGTTGTCTTTCGCGAGGCTTAATCCCGAAGGTTCTTTGACTGCAATTGGATAGGCGCCGATCAGTTTGAGGTTTTGACTGGTTGCGACGTCGGCTAGATTAATTTTGTTCTTTTTGCATCCTGTATTGCCGAAGGTCAGGCAAAGCGTTGCCAAGTAAGCTGAGATTTTTAAATAATTCGGTATAGCCATATCAGTAGTCGTTGTGATTTTAGACTATGGGCTCCCTATTTGGTTCAAAGTTTGTTGGTGGTATCGGGTGATCTGTGAGTCGGTGTAGCTGTGCCGGCACAAAAAAGCACAGCTCTAACGAGCTGTGCTTTTAGGAAATAGGATTTTGCTAAGACTTACTGTCCTTGTTGCTGGTAGTAAGCGAGGCGTTGCTGCCATTGACCCGAGAGTGGGGATTCATTGATTTGAGCGGCGAACGCTTCGAACTCAGCAGTGTTGCCAGTGGTGTCGGCTTCCACTGCTAGGTGGTAGGCTGCCTCGGCGCGAGCAGCTAAAGCGAGGTTGGTGTCTGCGGTGATCGCATTGAGTTTGGCGAGGCCTTCGTCGGTGCTGCCAGTTTGGTAGAGTGCGAAAGCTTGTCCGAGCTGAGCACGGCCTGCGAGTGCGGGCTCAGTGAGTGCGCCGGCGGCAAGGTTGTAGAATTCGAGCGCTTTTGCGTAGTCTTCGTCTGTGTAAGCGGCATCAGCGGTGCTGAGTGCGGCAAATCCGCCGAGCTCTTTGCCGCTATTGGCTGTGGCGAATTCGGCAAGTGCTCCGTTCGTGTCGGCTTTAGCATATTCTGCTTGAAATGCCATTTCCGCACGGTCTTTGAAGATGCGCATACTTTGGTAGCCAACCACTACGAAGAGGAGGACGATGATGCACCCGACGATGAAGCTTTTGTTCTCGATCCAGTAAACACTGGCGCGATCTTCGAATGAGATTTCGACTGATTCCTCTAGCTCAACGAGGTGACGTTCGTCGACGACGTCGTCTTCTGGCATGAGAGGGTTTTTATGTTTCTTTTTTGGTGGGTGGTTCATAGCAAAGTGATAGTGAAAGTGATGGAGTGAAAGTGAAAACTGGGGAATTGAGGGACTCGAAACGGTTTAGCCGATTTGAGTCGTTTAGTCGAAAACGACTGTTTTGTTGAGGTAAACTAGAATGCGGTTGTCTAAATGGAGGCGAATCGCTTGGGCAAAGACGGCTTTTTCGAGGTCTTTGCCTTTGCGAACTAGATCAGGCACCGCGTTGCGGTGATTGATGCGGGTAACGTCTTGGTGGATGATTGGGCCTTCGTCAAGGTCTGCGGTCGCATAGTGTGCGGTCGCTCCAATCAATTTGACGCCACGTGTGTGAGCCTGATGGTAGGGTTTGCCGCCTGCAAAGGCGGGTAGAAAGGAGTGGTGAATGTTGATCACCGGGCAGCCTGCTTTAGTTAAAAAGTCGTCGGACAGCACCTGCATGTAGCGCGCCATGACGACGAGTTCGGCGCCATAAGAGTGCACGATTTCAAGTTGCTTGGCTTCAGCCTCTGCTTTGGTCGCTTTCGTGACTGGCACATGGTAGAAGGGGATGCCGTAAGTCTCGGCGTCGCCTTTGAGCGTTTCGTGGTTTGAAATAATGCAGGCGAGTTCGCCTGCCATCTCGCCGGAGCGGAAGCGCAAAATGGTATCGTGAAAGCAATGATCGATCTTGGAGACAAAGAGGGCGACTTTCGGTAGATCCGTCGACTTGGCGACCTTCATTGTCATGCCGAGCTCATCGTGGGCAAATTTTTCAAAGGCGGCTGCCTCTTCGTCGATCTGCCCAGAAGGCGTCCATTCCACACGCTGGAAGAAGATATTGGCTTCTTGGTCTTTGTGTTGATCGGCGTGGTGAATATTACTGCCGCGTAGGAAGATCCAACTGGACACACGCGAAACGAGCCCCGGTTGGTCGGGGCCGTGCAAGAGTGCGATGATGGTGGGTGATTTCATTTTTGAAAAACGTCGTATCATGAGTGGCTGAAGTCACTCTGCAATTCTTAAGTCATGGTGTGAAACGCCTTTTTGCGCCTTTCTTGCAGAATGATTGAACAATTGACTGAACCCTCGTGTATGCCCTAGGTTTTTGGGCTTTGGCGCAGTCGTTAGAGCGAGCGCTATACTTGAGTTCTACCCCAGTTCTATAAAATGCAGTCCCTTCGCTTATGAAAACGTTACTACTACCATTGTGTGTATTATTTGTATTGGTTTTCGGCTCGCAGTTGTTTGCTGGACGTGGGGAATCTGCGGCGACGGATGCGCGGATGCTTCCCATGCGCCGCGCGATTGAGGCCTTGGGGGCACGGTATGTCGATTTTCCTGCTTCGACGTTTTTGAGTGAGCTCGAGGGGTTGCAGCAAAAGGATGCTCCGATTGCTGAGATTGAGGCCTTTCGCTATCGTGTATTAGTGCTGGAGAATCCAGATGTGGATTTTACTCAAGTGCTCTTTCGTGCGAGTCGAAACCGGAAAATGCCAGATAATTGGCAGGGGAATGCCAATTATCTTCGTAGCTCAGGCAAAGAGTATCACACGAACTTTAACGATGCGATTCAAGTGCTGGACCTAGAAACCAAGAAGGTTCAGACAATCCATCGGGGTGCGGACGCTCGCGAGGGCCTGATGGATTTATGCCTGCATTTTGATGCAGAGCGCTTTCTGTATACGGGGGTCGATTTGGAGAGTAATACCTTTCAGATTTTTGAGATGAGCATCGATGGGTCTAACCAGCGGCAAGTGACATCAGTCGCTCCGGAGATCGATAACTACAATGCGGCTTACTTGCCCTCTGGAAAACTGCTGTTTTGCTCGACCGCATCTTTACAGGGAGTTCCTTGTGTCGGTGGCAGTTCCTATGTTGGCAATCTGTTCGAGATTCATGCGGATGGTTCTGGAATGCGACAGTTAACATTTGATCAGGAGAATGATTGGTATCCATGGGTGATGGAGGATGGTCGGGTGATGTTTTCGCGTTGGGAATATACTGACAATGCACACTATTTTACGCGTATTTTGATGCATATGAAGCCCGACGGCACTAGCCTGCGCTCGTTGTATGGTTCGAACTCGTATTGGCCGAATACCTTATTTTATGCCAAGCAGATCCCAGGTAGCCCGTCGAAGTTCGTAGCAATTTGCTCGGGGCACCATGGAGTGGGCCGCGCAGGGGAGCTGATCTTGTTCGATGCGGCAAAAGGTGATTTCGAAGCGGATGGTGTGATTCAGCGTATTCCTGGATTCGGCCAGAAGGTCGAGCCTGTGGTGATTGATAATTATATGCGCAATCGCTGGCCGCGTTTTCTGCATCCATATCCGCTCAGTGAAGACTATTACTTGGTATCGGGCAGAATGAGTGAGAACGAGCGTTGGGCCCTCTATCTGGTTGATCGTTTTGACAACATTATCAAGTTGGCAGACGCGAAGAAGGAGCACCTGTTCGAGCCTATTCCGCTCAAGGTGCGCCCAACGCCACCAGTGCTTCCCGACCGGCGCAATTTCGATGCCGATGACTCGACGCTGTTTATTCAAGATATTTACGAAGGGCCGGGCTTGAAGGGGATTCCACGTGGGACTGTTAACTATTTGCGGCTGTTTACCTATGGCTACTCCTATCGCCAGCATGGAGGACATTCTCAACTCGCGATTGAAGGTGCTTGGGATACGAAGCGCGTGTTAGGCACGGTGCCCGTCGAGGCGGACGGATCGGTGGCGGTGAACATTCCGCATAGTTTGCCGATCTCGATTCAACCTTTGGACGAAAAGGGGCGTGCGCTTCAGCTTATGCGCAGTTGGGTTACGACGATGCCTGGAGAGCGTCTTTCTTGTGTGGGGTGTCATGAATCTAGCAATACTGCACCTCTCTCGCACGTCGCGCTTGCAGCCCAGCAGGCACCCAAGGAGCTGACGCCATGGGCCGGTATCGACAAGCCCTACGGCTTTGGCTTTGCGCGCGAGGTGCAGCCAGTGCTTGATCGGTATTGTGTTGGATGTCACGACGGCACGCATGCCGAGCTTCCGAACTTCAAGGACACTTCACGGGGCAACGGTGGATTTGGTAAATCCTATCATGCCCTGCATCCTTATGTGCGTCGACCAGGGCCTGAGAGTGATATGCATCTACTCAATCCGATGGAATACCATGCGTCGACCAGCGAGCTGATTCAGATGCTGGAGAAGGGGCATCATGGTGTGCAGATGGATCGCCTTGCGTGGTCGCGGATTGTGACATGGATCGATC of Lentimonas sp. CC4 contains these proteins:
- a CDS encoding SdiA-regulated domain-containing protein, yielding MAIPNYLKISAYLATLCLTFGNTGCKKNKINLADVATSQNLKLIGAYPIAVKEPSGLSLAKDNQSLWTVSDTNGHIYQIDLKGAVLNHFPTGYDDLEAISTIDAQHLAFIAERDRKIVIARKDGTILEEAIIDIPGFDNKGPEALTYDEDAEEFHIMQESPGLLIKLNRQLEEISRRNLNVAEDYSSISFDSESKHLWVLSDRSRNINVLDENSTILGSFSADIEQMEGLAVDHENRLIYIISDPDETLYVLEFESY
- a CDS encoding tetratricopeptide repeat protein; its protein translation is MNHPPKKKHKNPLMPEDDVVDERHLVELEESVEISFEDRASVYWIENKSFIVGCIIVLLFVVVGYQSMRIFKDRAEMAFQAEYAKADTNGALAEFATANSGKELGGFAALSTADAAYTDEDYAKALEFYNLAAGALTEPALAGRAQLGQAFALYQTGSTDEGLAKLNAITADTNLALAARAEAAYHLAVEADTTGNTAEFEAFAAQINESPLSGQWQQRLAYYQQQGQ
- the purU gene encoding formyltetrahydrofolate deformylase, whose protein sequence is MKSPTIIALLHGPDQPGLVSRVSSWIFLRGSNIHHADQHKDQEANIFFQRVEWTPSGQIDEEAAAFEKFAHDELGMTMKVAKSTDLPKVALFVSKIDHCFHDTILRFRSGEMAGELACIISNHETLKGDAETYGIPFYHVPVTKATKAEAEAKQLEIVHSYGAELVVMARYMQVLSDDFLTKAGCPVINIHHSFLPAFAGGKPYHQAHTRGVKLIGATAHYATADLDEGPIIHQDVTRINHRNAVPDLVRKGKDLEKAVFAQAIRLHLDNRILVYLNKTVVFD
- a CDS encoding SUMF1/EgtB/PvdO family nonheme iron enzyme — protein: MKTLLLPLCVLFVLVFGSQLFAGRGESAATDARMLPMRRAIEALGARYVDFPASTFLSELEGLQQKDAPIAEIEAFRYRVLVLENPDVDFTQVLFRASRNRKMPDNWQGNANYLRSSGKEYHTNFNDAIQVLDLETKKVQTIHRGADAREGLMDLCLHFDAERFLYTGVDLESNTFQIFEMSIDGSNQRQVTSVAPEIDNYNAAYLPSGKLLFCSTASLQGVPCVGGSSYVGNLFEIHADGSGMRQLTFDQENDWYPWVMEDGRVMFSRWEYTDNAHYFTRILMHMKPDGTSLRSLYGSNSYWPNTLFYAKQIPGSPSKFVAICSGHHGVGRAGELILFDAAKGDFEADGVIQRIPGFGQKVEPVVIDNYMRNRWPRFLHPYPLSEDYYLVSGRMSENERWALYLVDRFDNIIKLADAKKEHLFEPIPLKVRPTPPVLPDRRNFDADDSTLFIQDIYEGPGLKGIPRGTVNYLRLFTYGYSYRQHGGHSQLAIEGAWDTKRVLGTVPVEADGSVAVNIPHSLPISIQPLDEKGRALQLMRSWVTTMPGERLSCVGCHESSNTAPLSHVALAAQQAPKELTPWAGIDKPYGFGFAREVQPVLDRYCVGCHDGTHAELPNFKDTSRGNGGFGKSYHALHPYVRRPGPESDMHLLNPMEYHASTSELIQMLEKGHHGVQMDRLAWSRIVTWIDLNVPYHATWTEKTRDAKRTIQQAKRLVEYKKTYAGIDDDVEWAPPELEQRLEFVEPAKPTQPQAVHLEGWPLSEDAVRSLAGETRSVNIGGQLITFAKIPAGRFVMGSISGAADEAPQAVVEIEKAFWLSVKEVTNAEYQYFDSEHDSAYIDQQWKDHVDPGYPANEPTMPVIRVSWSEANAYCRWASQQTGLNITLPSEAQWEWAARAGRDQAFWFGATGYEQHANLADQSIGLLAVKGVNPKPIPESSRRPTNDFVPRDASFNDKALTPQGTGHYQASPWGLYDMHGNVAEWTRSDYAPYPYVADDGRNDLSTEARKVVRGGSWRDRPHRATASFRLPYEAHQKVFNVGFRIVIEE